In the genome of Bacteroidota bacterium, one region contains:
- a CDS encoding TonB-dependent receptor plug domain-containing protein gives MKGTVAARTIYGTVRSLNDNNYIGLASIAEVGAKNTIYTNDRGIFFIRLNVNQPVKLICSYNGFESDTIIVDEKTTYLNFRLKQNFVVMTEVVVAGSRKNERKFESPATIETLDPKQIQYSPSMSIYDRMANVAGVDAITTSLNYKVFNTRGFNSAYNRRFIQRFDNMELAMPGFSTAAVQLNGPVDLDIEKIEFIAGAASALYGPNALNGLANITSKNPFQYKGISAQFKSGINHIDNIAAPASSIYDLSLRYANTIGKELAYKIVMSYMTGTDWHATNYADAAEYNTCYNNNSTKGYGYKPGMGNPGYDAVNKGGDEVYSNFDSSYRFSGPTNFGNIKYPIKIARTGYKEEDMFNYKIYSLKTEGGIYYRPSHHTEISWLSRVGSGTANFQTENRSQILDFVMQMHKLEVKHYNHVFRTYGSFENSGTSYDFSTTAIQINNMAKDNKDWFDQYLLVYTGQFNNLNNLFGLGYDSIKAGDDATARKFADADNTKLAKQYDTTAHYPYLTKSMQGGARFEPGTKAFDSVLNYVTTHSDYEKGSKFQSRSKILYSEYIYDFKDIIKSFSLLVGANYRLYAPHTRGTLLADTGALKIYSNEVGAFIQFGKDFYSKRLKLQASTRVDKLERFDARVSPRASVVVILGKKRQHTIRLSAQLGYRMPTLYDQFNNINIQQLGVINFGGFYQTVVDMFLIKHKSNGTEFVNMYTQASVNKYILTGDSTILIKPQIKDIKPEEIRAFEIGWRSFTFKKIETDATFYINRYQNLIATQQYVGLAPQYLKNNNIHPYQLRTPSLTAVYRRSGNSEVPVSTYGVSISANYYYSKKITLFGNYSFNKMNETQTYLDQDYISQYNTPQNKFNLGITTIKLYKSLGFSTIYRWVQSYDYLEFGKRGTVPAYYTLDLAFSYQLSKKYNTLLKLGGTNITNLRYVQSIGGPTVGAVFYFSILYDELLK, from the coding sequence ATGAAAGGGACAGTGGCTGCTAGAACTATATATGGAACAGTTCGCTCATTAAATGATAATAATTATATTGGCTTGGCTTCGATAGCAGAAGTTGGGGCAAAGAATACAATATATACTAATGATAGAGGTATTTTTTTTATCAGACTCAACGTGAATCAACCTGTAAAATTGATTTGTAGTTATAATGGGTTTGAATCAGATACAATTATTGTGGATGAAAAAACTACTTATTTAAATTTCAGATTAAAACAAAATTTTGTGGTGATGACGGAAGTGGTGGTAGCGGGATCGCGTAAAAACGAAAGAAAATTTGAAAGTCCTGCCACCATCGAAACTTTAGACCCAAAACAAATACAGTATAGCCCATCCATGAGCATTTACGATAGAATGGCTAATGTTGCTGGTGTGGACGCTATTACTACCAGTCTTAATTATAAAGTTTTCAATACACGAGGTTTCAACTCAGCATATAACCGACGCTTTATTCAACGATTTGACAATATGGAATTGGCAATGCCGGGTTTTAGCACTGCCGCTGTGCAATTAAACGGCCCTGTAGATTTAGATATCGAGAAAATTGAATTTATTGCAGGGGCTGCATCTGCATTATACGGCCCCAATGCTTTGAATGGATTGGCCAATATTACCTCTAAGAATCCATTTCAATATAAAGGTATAAGTGCACAGTTTAAAAGTGGTATCAACCATATAGATAATATAGCTGCACCAGCAAGTTCTATATATGATTTAAGTTTAAGATATGCTAATACTATTGGCAAGGAACTAGCCTATAAAATTGTGATGAGTTATATGACAGGCACTGACTGGCATGCTACAAATTATGCCGATGCAGCAGAGTATAATACTTGTTACAATAATAATAGTACCAAAGGTTATGGATATAAACCTGGTATGGGGAACCCAGGTTATGATGCAGTAAATAAAGGCGGAGATGAAGTATATAGTAATTTCGATTCTTCCTACAGATTTTCAGGGCCTACTAATTTTGGAAATATTAAATATCCCATAAAAATTGCTCGAACAGGATATAAGGAAGAGGATATGTTCAACTATAAAATATATAGTTTAAAAACAGAAGGCGGCATCTATTATCGGCCTTCGCATCATACAGAAATTTCATGGCTTAGCAGAGTAGGGTCAGGTACCGCAAATTTTCAAACCGAAAACAGGAGTCAGATTTTGGATTTTGTAATGCAGATGCATAAGTTGGAGGTGAAACATTATAATCATGTGTTTAGAACTTATGGTAGTTTTGAAAATTCAGGAACAAGCTATGACTTCAGTACAACTGCCATACAAATTAACAATATGGCCAAAGATAATAAAGACTGGTTTGATCAATACTTGTTGGTATATACAGGGCAATTTAATAATTTAAATAATCTATTTGGCTTAGGTTACGATTCTATAAAAGCTGGAGACGACGCTACAGCCCGAAAGTTTGCCGATGCCGACAATACGAAATTAGCGAAGCAATATGATACCACAGCACATTATCCATATTTAACAAAATCAATGCAAGGTGGAGCCCGTTTTGAACCTGGCACCAAGGCGTTCGATTCGGTATTGAATTATGTGACCACGCATTCTGACTATGAAAAAGGCAGCAAATTTCAAAGCAGATCCAAAATATTGTATTCTGAATATATATATGATTTTAAGGATATCATTAAAAGTTTTTCGCTTTTGGTGGGGGCTAATTACCGATTATATGCTCCACATACAAGAGGTACTTTATTGGCCGATACAGGAGCTCTCAAAATTTATTCAAATGAGGTGGGTGCTTTTATACAATTTGGAAAAGACTTTTATAGTAAGCGATTGAAACTGCAAGCTTCAACACGAGTAGATAAGCTGGAAAGATTTGATGCCAGAGTTAGTCCGCGTGCATCAGTGGTAGTGATATTGGGCAAAAAGAGACAGCATACTATTCGCTTATCCGCACAGTTGGGATATAGAATGCCTACGCTTTATGACCAATTTAACAATATAAATATACAACAATTGGGTGTGATTAATTTTGGGGGATTTTATCAAACAGTAGTTGATATGTTTCTCATCAAACATAAATCAAATGGGACTGAGTTTGTAAATATGTATACACAAGCTTCTGTAAATAAATATATATTAACCGGTGATTCAACTATATTAATAAAGCCGCAGATTAAAGACATTAAGCCAGAAGAAATAAGAGCATTTGAAATAGGTTGGCGTAGCTTTACTTTTAAAAAGATAGAAACTGATGCTACTTTTTATATTAATCGTTATCAGAATTTAATCGCTACACAACAGTATGTGGGTTTGGCTCCTCAGTATTTAAAGAACAATAATATACATCCCTATCAATTAAGAACCCCATCACTAACCGCTGTTTACCGCCGGTCTGGTAACTCTGAAGTTCCTGTAAGTACTTACGGAGTGTCAATTTCAGCCAATTATTATTATTCGAAGAAAATTACCTTATTTGGGAATTATAGTTTCAACAAAATGAACGAAACCCAAACCTATTTAGATCAGGATTATATATCACAGTATAATACGCCCCAAAATAAATTTAACTTGGGAATTACTACCATTAAACTATATAAAAGTTTGGGATTTTCAACTATTTATCGCTGGGTGCAAAGTTATGATTATTTAGAATTTGGCAAACGTGGTACCGTGCCTGCTTATTATACATTGGACTTAGCATTTAGTTATCAACTAAGTAAAAAATATAATACTTTGCTCAAATTGGGAGGGACCAATATCACTAATTTACGATACGTGCAATCTATCGGCGGACCTACAGTGGGTGCGGTGTTTTATTTTTCTATTTTATATGATGAGTTGCTGAAGTAG
- a CDS encoding response regulator transcription factor: MKESITIYIADDHQIIIDGLTLLLKSEENIIIIGHSNNGQKAYNDIINLKPDIALLDLRMPEKDGLQVIKTLKNKSNTKFIILSMFNDRRYINDAMNYGAMAYLLKNTGKEILLKTIYEVVKGGICFPEIQKPKDQKETFLTPRELDILKLVITEHTSQQIAQKLSLSQFTVDTHRKSILKKLKVKNLAGLVKYAIDNGISFDNYI, translated from the coding sequence ATGAAAGAAAGTATTACTATATATATTGCAGACGACCATCAAATTATTATTGATGGGCTTACTTTATTGCTCAAAAGTGAAGAAAATATTATCATTATTGGTCATTCAAACAACGGGCAGAAAGCATATAATGACATAATAAACTTGAAGCCCGATATAGCTCTCTTAGATTTGAGAATGCCTGAAAAAGACGGGCTGCAAGTTATCAAAACTTTAAAAAATAAAAGTAATACCAAGTTTATTATCCTGTCAATGTTTAATGACAGAAGATATATTAATGATGCTATGAACTATGGTGCTATGGCTTACCTTCTAAAAAATACAGGCAAAGAAATACTTCTCAAAACTATATATGAAGTAGTAAAAGGCGGTATATGCTTTCCGGAAATTCAAAAACCAAAAGACCAAAAAGAAACTTTCTTGACCCCTCGTGAGTTGGATATATTAAAATTAGTCATTACGGAACATACTTCACAGCAAATCGCCCAGAAACTATCGCTGAGCCAATTCACTGTTGATACGCATAGGAAAAGTATATTGAAAAAATTAAAAGTGAAAAATCTGGCTGGCTTAGTGAAATATGCAATTGACAATGGAATTAGTTTTGATAATTATATATAA